The Methylovirgula sp. 4M-Z18 sequence TCTCGGTCGGCGGCATTCGGAACTCTGGTCTCTAGATAGAGCTCCATCACATCCTTGGCGACCGTGAATCGATCTTCGATCGATTGGTCGCGCGACACGGCGCGATCCTCACGAATCTGATTTTCGGAGCTACGGGCGACTTCACGCGCGAGCGCGGCTTTGTCCTTTTCCGTCGGCTCGTAACCGCGAACGGGCATGCCCTTCAGGCTCGCCTGCATCCACACGTCGCGGCGAAAGTCTTTTGTCCCTTTAACCTCGATCGCTTGCCACCCCTTGGCCTCCGCAAGCTGGACAATGGCTTTGGCACCGTCACGCGAATGATCCCGTGGCGCGGTAATCGATGTCTCCATCTCCTTCATTATAAGCGCCCGCGAATTTTTATCGAAATACGCACCGGTATTGTGCTCGTATAGGAATTGCATCGTCAACGCATTGCGTGCCGCTTCGCGGCGCTGCGCGTTTTGCAGCGCTCGCTGCCTTTCTTCTTCGAGGATCCTGGCCGCCTCGTCGCGGGCCTCTTGCTCCTCCATGAGGCGATCGTATCGTTCTAAACTATCAGCCGTGTCCGCCATCGCTCTGTCGTGGTCGGCGTTGAGCGGTGGTACTTTGTCATCAATTGTCTGCCGGAGGCGAGCAGCAT is a genomic window containing:
- a CDS encoding LPD7 domain-containing protein is translated as MTDDQDKDHPEAQAKEKSIAERQAEQILKDDIENIVLEDTRLKNLELMAERDARDPNIYGSQLTVDVAKLMAQDARVRSLAEKSRADAARLRQTIDDKVPPLNADHDRAMADTADSLERYDRLMEEQEARDEAARILEEERQRALQNAQRREAARNALTMQFLYEHNTGAYFDKNSRALIMKEMETSITAPRDHSRDGAKAIVQLAEAKGWQAIEVKGTKDFRRDVWMQASLKGMPVRGYEPTEKDKAALAREVARSSENQIREDRAVSRDQSIEDRFTVAKDVMELYLETRVPNAADRDTIRAAFLTALDAKRKEGKVPEIKMFDPKAPKEQDRSVRAPEQRQEQERGR